In the genome of Crassostrea angulata isolate pt1a10 chromosome 6, ASM2561291v2, whole genome shotgun sequence, the window ATCTTAAGTGGGATGCGATTCTTGGTTGCAAAATACTGTAGACAGAAGGAGTTATTCTTGAAAGCATGTGAAATTGTGAATTAAATCCATCAAAGTGAAAAAGAAAGTAGAAATTGCATGTGTTGGTTGGAATATCAATCCCGATTGCTAATTGTAAGCATGGCGTGAAATGCTGAATAAAGTTCAAGATAATTTTTatcagtttcattttttaaaattgacttACCTTAATTTGttatcattaaatatcaatGATTATAGAACAAATGAGAGCAAGACAATACCATTTATAAGAATCGGGTTCGGACTACAAATCACATTTCATaactgtcaattttttttcagctgtAGCTGCTGTCAGATTTTAATCATGGTAAATGTCCATGTTACGGGcagaaatattatattttcgGTGATCAGAAGATGTTCAACTTCCACTCATAAATTTGTTCCTACGGCCAGAGGTGTATCGCGTGCTCAAATCGAAGGATTCTGCGAGTTTGTGGACAGAGGGCGAAATATTTTAGTTCTTACAGGTGCAGGTATTTCAACAGAAAGTGGAATCCCAGACTATAGATCTCAGGGAGTAGGACTCTATGCCACGAGCAAAAGCAGGCCTGTCATTTACCAGGACTTTGTGAAAAGTGACAGAATCAGACAGAGATATTGGGCAAGAAATTTCATTGGATGGCCAAGGTTTTCCTCTGTTCAACCAAATATTTCTCACTCTTTTCTCAAGAAACTTGAAGATTTTGGCAAAGTTTGTTGGTTAGTGACTCAGAATGTTgatgcattacattttaaagCTGGAAGCTCAAAGGTGACGGAGCTTCACGGGAGTACACATAGAGTTGCCTGTTTGAGGTGTGATTATAAAACAACCAGACATGATCTACAAATTGTGATAGAAAATCTCAATCCATCATGGAGGGCCTTTTCAAATGTGTTAGCTCCTGATGGGGACATTCAGTTATCTCAGGAAGAAATAGAGGGATTTCAGGTGAGCAATCC includes:
- the LOC128190783 gene encoding NAD-dependent protein lipoamidase sirtuin-4, mitochondrial-like; the protein is MVNVHVTGRNIIFSVIRRCSTSTHKFVPTARGVSRAQIEGFCEFVDRGRNILVLTGAGISTESGIPDYRSQGVGLYATSKSRPVIYQDFVKSDRIRQRYWARNFIGWPRFSSVQPNISHSFLKKLEDFGKVCWLVTQNVDALHFKAGSSKVTELHGSTHRVACLRCDYKTTRHDLQIVIENLNPSWRAFSNVLAPDGDIQLSQEEIEGFQTPHCPKCSGPLKPEIIFFGDNVPKSTVEFVFQKVQECDQVLVVGSSLEVYSGYRFVLRASDMKKPITLLNIGPTRADKLADLKIDAKCSDVLKQVSFIYS